The DNA window GTGTGATTTAAGGATAGTTAGCGATGCGAATTTATTCTTCATAAAGACAATTCTGGAGCATCATGGGCTCACAGATTCCTTCTCGGAGATTAACACAAACCCAGGCTTTGTTGATGAACAAGGGAGGCTGAGAATCTTCCCCTTCCATGATTTCACCAAGTCTTCTCATGGTTGCTCTCTTTGCCCTCCCAATATGTGCAAGGTACCCAATTTTatattcataaaaatacaacacACAGAATTAcagtattattttttatttggagaaaaaaaaaatacaattcgTAAATCTCCTCAACACGTGATTATCTATGCTATGCAGGAAGTTTGGAACATGTTCCAAATTTGTCTTTAGCCTCGGGGACCCCACTGAATGGTCCCAATTTTTTTGAAAtcacataataaaaaataaattcttgTAAACAACATTTCCACACGGGAGTTTTTATaatattagtatttttaaaacaaataagaacattTAATATTAATTAGTAAACAATagtttaatgatttttttttctttgattatgatttgtaaAAACAGGGTGTGATTATTGAAAGGATTCAAGCTTCTTTAGCTGCCGaaggaaagaagaaattgatatatCTTGGCGATGGAGTTGGTGATTATTGTCCGAGTTTGAAGCTGACAGAGGGAGATTACATGATGCCAAGGAAGAATTTTCCTGTGTGGGATTTAATTTGCAGAAATCCAATGCTGATAAAGGCCAAAATTCACGAGTGGACCGACGGGGAAGACATGGAGCGAATTTTGATTCAGATTATCGAAACAATTTCTGCTGCTCAGATGTTCTCATCTTCTTCTGATTGCAAGCTGCAGACAATATCAATTGCTGCCTTCCCTCAACCACTCTCGGTTCCTcactaattatatattatatgtgggGGTAATTTTAACAAATGGGGTCCGTTTTCTTGTTTCGTTTTATCTTTTGGTTTGTGAAAAGGAAAAGCATGTAAGTGCTTGATCATCCATTAATGTATAAGGATTTTGCTTGAATGATCATAAGAGTAGCAACTTCATTATGAAATGGTGAGTGACGGAattgtactttaaaaaaaaaaaaaaaaggtgatggAATTCAACTTTATTTGGGTAATAGGAGAATTGGGATCGTTAAAAAGGATAAGTTTCGTGGtgataaaaaatagaaaaaaaaaatcattttataaatataaataaatattttcacaAAGGAAAACGGTTCAACCATTTGGAGACCATAATCAGAAAAACTAGAACATAATCACAAAATGGTTCCTTAACTACTTTGAGAACCACATGTTCCAAATTAACAATGAAAGAGTTGTTCGCATTTTAGAATTCCAACGTATATATAATTATTCCATTGTGCCCTTTAAATGGGCAGGAGAAAATGTCTTCAATTGGGCCTAAAATTGGACCAAATGCAAGTGGGCCGATTTTCTTCATTATTCCTCATTTTGCAGATGCCAATAGTTTTCTGAGCTCTGACACAAATTAGGCAAATTTGGTGTCCGTGAGAAGTTTGTGAAGGCTAGTTTCCAACGCAATTGGAAACACCAAAATCACTGCTATGTACCAAAAGTTATGGTTGTCCGAATAGCAGTACGTCAACTAGTCCGTTGTAAGCCCATTTTGATCTTATTTACCTATATGCCTACAAATTCACAAGAAAAAGGCAAAGTAAGGGggtaaaatatataaataaacgtATAATAGTTTATCATAATAGAGGAGTCCTCTTATAATATCTTAAAATGAAGTTTTAAAATGAGATCTTAATTTTTTAGGAttcatttttagggttcaaactatttttaaaaaattttaaaaatatatatttatattttgatcggtcttacaaacctaatgatatattttttgttcgaaacaaaaatcaaatgcaacctgaaatgtatatgaaatgtgttttgttttatatccaacgatcCATAATTACCATACatttttcatattaaatttgatttttgtttcaaacaaaaaaaatatctttgGGTTAGAATGACCGAtccaaatacaaatatattttttaaaaaatattttgaaccctaaagtCAGGATCTCATTTTAAGACCTCATTTTGGAAtctcataagagaattcttttatcataataatacatatatacatgtgatATATGGACTTATCATCTACTTTGGGAGTCGGGAGATGAATGTTTTTTAACACGGACCCGTCCATAAGGACATGTGAGTGCCACTTTAATTTGCACCCAAAGAGGATCCATTGCGCATATGATATATATCTAACAGGAGCGAGTCGTGCGACACACCCTTGTCTCCCCCCTGATCGGGCTACCCGTGATTCCTCCTCTTATCCTACTTGATAATGTTAAGTAATacaaaaaataagagagagaatattTCATTTGAAGTAGAGGATAAGactccgtatagtataaaattatcttttaatgaaattatcaagtgattggtttttaaaaaaacttaggATAATACAACTTTATACAAAATAAAGTTCTTTTACAGGGCAGGCTGTATAAAATTAAAACGCCTCCAACATGCTTTAAATTTATACGGAGTGCTTAGGATAAGAGGTAATacgtcaaatgacaaaaaacacCCTCCTTAAAAAACAAACCTTAACTACTTGTCACTTTATATAATGAGTGTTTAGGATAAGAGGTAATacgtcaaatgacaaaaaacaccttctttaaaaaataaacctTAACCACTTGTCACTTTATATAATGCCTGTACTCTAAAATTAAAACTCTAGCCACAAAAACCTAACCATTTTTTATTCTTAAATTTCCATAGAAAAACCTAAGTGTGAAATGATTAAAAAttagtaattattttagttgGGGGCAGTTCAGACATATTACCACGTATCTTATACTATAATTTAtgtaaaaacaaaccaaacaatgTATTGTTTAAGAATTATACTATATCAACAAGAGTTGGCTTGGTTGGCAATCGgttgggttaggcatatgtgtgtccaaggtTCGATTCCTACCGTAAGCATAATTCTCTgaggtatttcaaaaaaaaaaaagaattatactatacaagccTAATACCAGAAATTTTTCAAACCCAGCCTGGGATAGGCCCGAAACCCGGCAAGGGCCAAACAGGGACTGAAAGCTGATCTAGGAATGACTTGGGATAGAAGCTTGGCCCGGGATCAATGTCTGGCCTAGGACTAACCAAGGCCCGATACTAGGCCTAGGTCAACTAGATATCGAAACCCAACCAAGGATTGACCCGATCATGAAGCCCAGCCCGAGACTGACCTGGGCAAAGTGACCCAAGCCTGAAGCCTGGCCTGAGCTGACCCGGGACAAAAACCTAGCCCAAGACTGACCCGGGTAGACTCGGGCTAGAAAAGCGACCCAAACCTGAAGCTCGACCCATCTCAATTTCCAAGAGAGCCAATGGAGTCTTTCCTTAACAAGTTCAAAGAATTAAGACTTCGATGTAACACAGAAATACCAGAAGAAAAAGTGATAGCACTGGCGATAAAGGGCATGCTCATCCAATTCAGAAAGAAATTTGATGGTTTAGACTTTCATGATTTCTCTCATCTAATTGCCAAGGCTGTCCGCCGTGAAAGAGTCTTTAAAGAGGAGCAAGACATAATCAACTTATCCAAATAAACCTACTACAAAGACTCCAATTACATGGTGGCAATGTCGCAGATGAACCAATTCAAGACGTTGCTATGGTGAAGATTCTGAGCAAGAAATCCTACATCTACAAAGACAACGTCAAGTTACCTCCATGGCATAGAATTCCTCGTCTAGATGAAATCCAAAAGAAGGCCTATTGTAAGTACCAAACCGGTATCTCatcaatattttattaaatcgtaCTGATGACCCATTTGGTTTTCAGTCGAACCGGCTAGTCTAACTGGTATTTTAAAATTATGGTTTCTTCTGGCAATATTTGGGTAAAGGTCCAACACCCAAAGGAAAAGCCCGTACTCATCAAGACTCAAAAGAGAAAGTTATAAAGGAAGTGATAGAAAGAGCAGAATGCTACTAAGCATCCCCAACAACCACTTAGAAGGTTTGTCCATATCCCATATGGCAATCCATTGAAGAAGGTGTGTAGTTCGTTGTTGGTGACTTCCTATCCTTCGCCTTGGGTGAGATCAATTTTCTGTCTCTTTTTAGGCAAGCAGCACAATCTCCAAAAGATAATGCTCATGTTCAATAGAGGAGTTCATACCAATAGGAAACTCATAAGATAGACACTATTTACTAAAAGAAGATAACATTCATGAAGTGTCAGACTATTATGCAGCAGGAATAGGGCTTGGAGGGCAAGAATGGACACTCTTTTGCAATCCAGAGGTATTCCAAAGACCTCTATTGCAATATGACTTATGTTCTACCTAGAGATATAGGAAATGTTGAAGCTATTCCAGTAGCAAGTTTATTCATCATGGATCAACTAGTTGTTGCTACTATCTTTCAGGCCATATGGATGGAATGCTAGTTAATAGGCTCCAAGTGGACAATGTATCAACTGTCACGCCCCAATCCGAGTAGCGTGGAGAAAAGGACAACATAAACGAACACCTCATGTGCTACGTCACAAGTCATTATGATCTCACTAAAATGTAATACCccgtcccaaaataaaaaataataataaagattaGTATAAAAAAATGGTCAAAGGACTTAAATGGAATTCAAATATAAATCTGTTTGGTCAAAAACATAAAGAACAAATAAGTTAAAgaattaaaaacaaacaaaaaagaatttttttttttaaaaaaaaacttattcttCACAGTCACCCGATTCAACTGTCAATAATCAATGagttgtttgatcagttgagaggacCATGACACTTTTCAAAGATTGGTTTGCGATCGGGctatcatcagttgaggattcaGGAGGAGGATGTTTCAAAAACAACATTTAGGACTCGATATGGGCAATATGAATTCTTGGTGATGTCATTTGGGCTCACAAATGCCCCGACAACGTTTATGGACTTGATCCAGCGGATTCTTCACCCATTTATGGATTGTTTTGTGATTGTATTCATAAATGACATTTTGATTTATTCGCCTACCATAGAAGAGCATGAGCAGCATTTAAGAATAGTATTGTATTGCAGACTTTGAAGGAGCATTAGTTGTATGCAAAactgagcaagtgtgaattctAGGTGACAGAGGTGAAGTTCTTAGGCAATGTAATTACTCAAAAAGGAGTGACGGTTGACGCATCAAAAGTGGAGGCAGTATAGAAGTGGGAGCGACCTAAGAATGTTATGGAGATACGGAGTTTCTTGGGACTAGCTAGTTATTATAGGAGATTTATTCAAGTCTTCTCACGTGTTGCTTCATCTTTGACTCGCCTTATGCGGAAGAGAGTTCCATTTGTGTGGTCGGAGGAGTGTGAGGAGGAATTTTAGGAGTTGAAATGGAGACTCACATCTCCACCAGTCTTGGTTGTTCCGAAGAGAGATGTGGGATAtcaagtgtattgtgatgcaTCCTGAGTTGGGCTAGAATGTGTATTAATGTAGCGAGAGGGGGTGTAGAGTATGGCTCGAGATTGTTGAAGCCATATGAACATAATTATCTTGTGGCATGACCTTGAATTCTATTTGCAttgaagcagtggagatattatttGTACCGAGAGAGATTTAAGGTTTTCTCAGATCACAAGTGCCTCAAGTATCTCTTTACGCAAAAAGGAGTTGAATCAGAGGCAACAAAGGTGGATGGAGCACTTACATGACTATGATTCCCCATTGCATTACCATCTAGGGAAGGCGAATGTAGTTGcggatgccttgagtaggaaaAACCAAGTTGCAAGTATGGTGGTGCgagagtgggagatgttggagACGGTTTACAGTTTAGGGTTGGAGCTACAGGAGCAGGGTAGCCGGATGTACTTGGGAAGCATTGTTACTCGTCTTGTATCGATGCGGAGAGTAATAGATGCTCAAATTGGAGATGCTACATTTGACACATTTGAGAAGGAAAGTGGTTGGTCTAGAGGCACGAATGGAGGAGTGCAATTAGCGGGaagattgatagtacccgagGATGAGGAGTTACGTGAGGAGATTTTGAGAGAGGCGTATCATTCAAGATTTGCTATGCACCTAGGAGGTATAAAGATGTATAGGGATTTACAGAGATAGTTTTGGTGGAGAGGTATGAAGGCTGATGTGACAAGGTATATTTTAGCCACTTCCGGTGGCAAAGTGGAAATGAGAACATATCACGATGGATTTTTTACGGCATTATCGAGATCTCCTCATAGGCATGATGCGATATGGGTGATTGTGGACATATTGATAAAATCGACACATTTTCTTTCTGTTAGCAAGAAGGACATGTTGGAGTCCTTGAGCCGATTATACATTTAAGAGATTGTGAGGTTGCATAGAGTGCCATTTTCTATAGTATCGGATCGAGATCCACGATTTACTAGTAGGTTCTGGGAGAGTTTTTAGGAGGCATTGGGAACAAAACTATGTTTCTCTACTGTGTTTCATCCAGAGAGTGATGGTCAGAGTGAGAGGACTATTCAGATATTGGAGGACATGCTTCGGCCATGCGTTATGGATTTCAAAGGTAGTTGGTAGTTGGGAGGATTATATgcctttggtggagtttgtaTACAACAACTCCTACCAAAGTAGCATTGAAATGACGTCGTATGAAGCTttgtatgggagaccttgtagatcaccattgtgttgggcggCGGTAGGAAAAACGACATTATTGGGTCCGGACTTGGTGAAAGAAACGCAAGAGAAGGTGAAGGGGATACGAAAGCGTTTACTTAtggctcaaagtaggcaaaagtcaTATACCGACCGAAGAAGAAGACCATTGAAGTTTGTGGTGGGTGATAAGGTGTTCTTGAAGGTGAGTCCGCGTAGGGGAATTCAGAGGTTTAGCAAGCAAGGGAAGCTAGTTCTGTGGTATATTGGATCGTTTGAGATTTTAGAGTGGATTGGACCGATGGCATATCGGTTGGCTCTTCCGTCACGATTGTCCAAGGTtcataatgtgtttcatgtgtcGGTGTTGAGGACATATGAACGGGACCCATTACATGTGTTGGATTGGTCTACTTTAGAGGTGGAAGAAGATGGGAGGTATATTTTACAACCATTGCGAATCTTGGATAGACGGGAAAAGGTTACGAGGTCGAGTGTAATTCCATTAGTAAGGGTGTTATGGTCGCATCACGAAACGAAGGAAGCGACGTGGGAGTTGGAGTCCAAGATGCGGGAAGAGTATCCTGACTTGTTCATATCCATGGGTACGTACGTAAATTTTAAGGGCGAAATATTTGTAAGGGGGAATGATGTAATACCCCATCccaaaatgataataataaggATTAGTATAAAAAAATGGTCAAAGGACTTAAATGgaattcaaatataaatttgTTTGGTCAAAAACATAAAGAACAAATAAGTtaaggaattaaaaaaaaagagaagtaaATGGGTGAGGGTGCATCACGGCCCTCACCCGATGcttaattttaaaaagaaaagttcAAAACTTTTCTTCTTTGCTCCAATCATACACACAGCAGCTCTACTCCGGCGAAGCTCCGACCGGCAAGGGTTCTTGGAGAGTCTACACACATGCTTTAATTTCctacaagaaaagagaagggtTAAGGTAAATCTTTGAACCTAGGGTTGTGGGTTAGATGGGTTTCGGGGATTTAGATTCAAtgagagttttctttgttcaataactcaaaattaggttctaatcttcttatattattagattcaagtgtggttcttgaaccaatCCAAGAGGAGACATTGCCTTCTTGAGTTGGTGCTACTAACAAGTTTTAAGGTAAGGTTTATTGACtcaaattgttttaattaaggttgggttgggatgaaaaataatattgtgatagaattttaattgtttaaccttgaAAAATTAAAGTAGAATATGAATATCTAGGAAATGGATTAGATTTTGGAGTATAGAATGTGGGACTTGAATGGGTTGGTGAATATGGAAACTTAatggagtttatttcattgaatagATTAGTGAATTGGCGTGGAGTATTCGTTGATTTCTTAGTGAGAATTGCGAGTTCACTCCGAGGTATGAATTTCTTACCCTTTTTATTTCGAAACATTTttaagccatcaaattgcttGAATGATGGGCTTTGGTTTCCGCCTTGATTTAGTCCAAGGAGAAACAAGCCTTGATAGTTTATCATTAGTTTCGACCATCTCGCTAGCAGTTTAAGACTGACGTGATGAGATCATTGGTGTTCGTTTCTTGGTATTGGTTGgaagctagagagagagagagaggtagcgCAGGTGAGATCATAATGACATGTGACATAGCATGTGAGGTGCTCCTTTGTGTTGTCCTTTTCTTCACGTTCCACGGATCAGGACATGACATCAGCAACAAATCTAATACCTCATTCTAGTATGCACAAAATTGGTAGGCAAGAGTCTGATTTGGTTTCCACAAATGCCACTATATTAGACGTTACAAGAGGTATATCTACAACTCAAGGGATTTTGGCCATAAACTTCACTATTGGCATCAATACCATGACTACTCTGTTCTTTGTGATAAACTCACGTTCTACACATAATCTCCTGCTAGAAAGAGACTGGATACACTCTTGTATGGCGGTTCCATCCTCTCTACATTAGTGTGTGGTGTTCTGAAATGATAATGACATAGAAGTGATTAGGTCATACAAGAACCATT is part of the Tripterygium wilfordii isolate XIE 37 chromosome 7, ASM1340144v1, whole genome shotgun sequence genome and encodes:
- the LOC120001702 gene encoding inorganic pyrophosphatase 1-like, producing MAGIVVVFDFDKTIIDCDSDNWVVDGLGATDLFNELLPTMPWNTLMDRMMKELHSQGKTIDDIVEVLKRTPIHPRIIPAIQSAKALGCDLRIVSDANLFFIKTILEHHGLTDSFSEINTNPGFVDEQGRLRIFPFHDFTKSSHGCSLCPPNMCKGVIIERIQASLAAEGKKKLIYLGDGVGDYCPSLKLTEGDYMMPRKNFPVWDLICRNPMLIKAKIHEWTDGEDMERILIQIIETISAAQMFSSSSDCKLQTISIAAFPQPLSVPH